GTGTTATCAATTTAAAAAGCATAGTTACTCTTTTATATAGTCCCTGGCAATTGTTAACACTTGAAAATGCAAATAGCCTTaagttaaaaattacatttggaTTTCAGTTCTGTGAATGCCATTGATAATAAAATCATTCCATatgccaaataaataaaaataccaaagtTTCGTATTTCTAAAGCAATTATTAAACAATATGCACAACAGGTATCTCCCCGTCTCCACTCTGCTCTCACCTCTTCCTGGGTCCACCCAGAGAGCTTATGCCATGAACCACTTTACCAGGGGAAGATGACCACATAACTCTGAGAAGTAACAATTGATCTACAAATGCTGACGGGAGGTAAGAGCtctggaaaataaatttaaacaaactAGACACGAAATATATATAATAGCTGGAGAAACCCTTCTTATTTAAACCATAAGggtaacaaatatatattttatggtaAGATAAAGCCTAGGGCAAAAGTCTGATGCTCAagatggaaagcaggaagaaatcaACTTCTGGATCCATTGCGGCAAAGCCCATTCGTTACCCAGTAGCCTGTGGTCAAATACACCCAGTTGCTTCTCCGCTCTGCGGATGTGCCAAGTTGCTTCCCCACGCAGGCGTGGAATGTTGCAGCATCTATGGTTGGGGACCTTGTGAGAGAGTGTCTCTTGGCCCTAATTGGGGACTCTATGGTTCCTGTGTGGGAAGTTGGGCAATGTATTTAAGGCTCATGCGCAGTTGCGAGAGCCAGCGCCATTTTTCATCGACGCACAGCTGCTGAAGTTCCTTGTGTCGCTATGGGTCGCCGCCCCGCTCGCTGTTACCGGTATTGTAAGAACAAGCCATATCCAAAGTCTCGCTTCTGCCGGGGTGTGCCTGATGCCAAAATCCGCATCTTTGATATGGGTCGGAAGAAGGCAAAGGTGGATGAGTTCCCGCTCTGTGGTCACATGGTGTCTGCTGAATATGAGCAGCTCTCCTCTGAAGCCCTGGAAGCTGCCCGAGTTTGTGCCAACAAGTATATGGTGAAAAGCTGTGGCAAAGATGGCTTTCACTTACGAGTGCGACTCCATCCTTTCCACGTCATCCGCATCAACAAGATGTTGTCCTGTGCTGGGGCCGACAGGCTCCAGACCGGCATGCGAGGCGCTTTCGGAAAGCCGCAGGGCACCGTGGCGAGAGTCCACATCGGTCAAGTCATCATGTCCATCCGTACCAAGCTTCAGAACAAGGAGCACGTGATTGAAGCCTTTCGCAGGGCCAAGTCCAAGTTCCCTGGCCGCCAGAAGATCCACATCTCCAAGAAGTGGGGCTTTACCAAGTTTAATGCTGACGAATTTGAAGACAGAGTGGCTAAGAAGCGCCTCATCCCTGATGGCTGTGGAGTCAAGTACGTCACCAATCGTGGCCCTCTGGGCAAGTGGCAAGCTCTGTACTTGTGAAGTCTTGGACAGGCACCACTTCCTTTAGCCATGCTGCTCTGTCTTATGCTtaccaataaatattatttactggCAAAAGataagtatttttaagttttttaatattttaaatacaaatctaGTTTTGAGAATATAGACTAgtagagaaataatttttatattaataccaGGAAGAGTTTTAATGCCAAATGATACTTTCCTTCAAATGAGAATGAAACAATTTATATGACATTTATAGAGAAACCTAGTTCTATTCTCAACCAAACTCTTAACTTGGGAGAGCCTAGGGAAATCTGTCAAAAGCTTTGTTTATAGGAGGTCATACGCTACAGAAATATCTTTACcttgaataaaaacagagaatatacAAGATTTATTGATAAAAATCCTTATTGCTTATAGGAAATAAACTTTAGTAAGGATGGAAATAATGGTAGGCATTGGTGACTACAATATCTCTGAAACTGAAGTCTATTCTTAAcatgttgcttttgttttccttatacaTTTTTGCATATTGTTTTTAGAATTACCTATCACCTCCAGTTATCAGCCTTAGGACAAGTGAGTATCACCGCAAAAGCTTTCCCCAGACAAGCTGTACATTATCTTATACTCAGGAAATAACTCACAGAAAGGTCACGGGTTGACAACAGAGTTCATATTCTTTGTATCTGAGTCCCAGTAGAACCaactgaaaggaggaaaagaCACTAAAATCAGCTATCTGAGCTCTAAAAGGACCCTAGAGAGAGCCTGCAATCTGTAGGTACTTGCCCTGCATTAGAGTTACATTGATCACACaggtgaattttgttttattttaaaaactgtacatAAGCTAAAATTTCTGGGTGTgtgtcacattttaaaattacagttctTTAAGTTATTTTGTCTTTCAAATCTTAATCCTACAAACAATATTTCCTGAAGAAACTAACCAATTTCAGAGTCAACacactgaatgaaagaaacaaaaagtactGAACAGTTTAGAAACAATTTAGTTTTTTACTTTAAGAAAAGTCTTTTGTTAGACCTAAAATTTTGCAtctgatctgttttttttttcaggcttttACTGTAAAATACTTGCCACTTGTGTATTTTTAACCTAGATTGCTGTCATATGCTAATACAAACGAGGACATAAATACTAAATAATATGAATGTATAGAATCGGCTCATCAGACTCAATAGCACTTTCCCTGAAGTGTTTTACTTGATACTTTAAAACTGAGGTTTTTCTGGGAAACTAAGTCCTGTGCAATTTGTAAATGAGGGTAGACTTGAGCCAAGTCTTCTGACTCTTCTCCAgtctgtgtactttttttttactacactgtctttcaaaaacaaaaacacaatttcaaataaatcaaaatgCTAAGCAAGCACAACGAAACAAACAGTTCCTTAGTTATCTGTTAATATAAATATGATgcaactttaaaaatactttccatCTTCATTATTCATCCTTCTCTTTGATAAAACTCCTCAAACATTTTGACCTTCAAACATGGAACTCTGTACTCACTTAATACAGGGAGGCAGCTAAGGATAAGTCCATGAATGTCCCTATCCTGAGAGACTGGTAACTATgattatttatgcatatataatgtggatagaaaggaaatgaaagagatTAAAGATTATCATATTGAAAAACTGGTAAGTAGGTACCACAAATAAggtttattatttgacatttccCTACAGTTTTCTATTATACacaattatataaattttatttaatgctgGAAGGACACTTTCACTTGTTTTTCTTAGCAAAAATCCTATTAACTTAAGTTCTACTCTAAGCCATGACTTCGTTTTTTCAgcgtttttctattttctgatcaTTCTAGTTATTAACAAATTGATAAGACAGTTGTGCTGAAGGATAATTATATTTTTGCAGAGCTCTTCATTATCTTAAAATTCCTATTCAAAGTGGAAAATTTTACTTAGGAACATACTATCCAGTCACATATTCATAAACTACCGCAATGAAATAGAACTATCtgcccatttaaaataaaaaaaagtattgtTAAATATATTCAAGTAAATGTTGCCCTATAAAACTATTTGAGTTGATGGAGTCTGCAGGTTTTATGGAAAATTTTGACAGACTCAGAAGATGAAGAAAACTTCAATTGGGCCATTCACTATTACCAATTTAGTTTTGAAAAGTACATTCTACAGTGATAGTTATATAATTCAccatttcttccctccctcaaAATATAGAATTATATTAAGCATATTTAgcctgaaattcttaatttttttaaaaataaaaatttttatgcaaatataaaagCCATCTATGGCATGAATTGTCTGCCACTAACAGTAATTTCTACTTCTGCAGCTTTGTACTGCTTACCCTGATACAATTCACGTAGGGCTATTTGGTTCTCAGAGCATAACTGCTAAGTAAGGACTGAGCTGAGGGATCATTTATCCCCAGTCACTTGCCTTTATATTAATTTATAGTAATGataggtttcatttttttttttagagtaatGGCTTCGTTGTTTTTGTATAAATAATTAcctctttttaagaaactgtagaaaataataaagtcaaAGGTGAATTAAATTATACCATCAATAACTCAAAATGAGATCATTCTCATGCTTAATGATGGATAATAAGGGAAAGTCTGGCATCAGAATGATTGATTTTAATCTGTTTCTTCAGTTACTTGGGCAAATTTACTTAGTATTGCCATTCCTTAATTTCCTCAGCTTCAAAATGGCTTAAGACACTATGATTATAAATTGTTTTTAGGAAATAAGAtaattcattaagaaaatgaataggattgtgcctggcacatattaaatACACAAAATGAATGTTAACTGATAACAGTTTATATTGATGTTATTGTTACAATTGttcctgccttactagttctcaGCTTCTATTTTTTGTTCTTGTAGTGTTATTATtgtttcatgatttttatattctgaatattcTGTTTTGCAATCATAATTCCCTCCAGTTGGGATGGTTTGAATTCTAGATTTAATTGATTTCAGCATTCTGATTtgagtctttattttttatttttgtagtttccACTTTCATATTATTTGATTTTGTCAACATTTTTGGAGCTCCTTTTGAAAAACATAATAATGCCTTACCAATTATTGTCTACATAGACTTACTTAGGGAGATTTGTTTTAGctcctttttttatttcccaaactggatttttaaaatctaccttcctcacctttctcattcaatatttatttcttattttctttccttctcctttcattttttaaaaagaatgattaaataaatggcTTTTATGACATTATTTTTATACCGTGTGATATGTGTGTGATACAGACTATTCTACCCAGACCTTCTATTTAATCTGAAAGATTATATGTAATTTCTCTAGTGTCCTTCacaaagttttgttatttttttgttcatttagtcTTCTTTCTGTGTGCCATAGTTTGAGGGCTGCATATTgtgagtctggggagaggaaattccgaggcaaaatacctctacaaATTGAAATCAgtgaaagtgagaaataaagtttaaaatctgtttattgctcacaaactgcagtcccggaccatctctctttcctgctccagcagaagcaaaaccagccctacccctcacctctcaggtacagataagccctctgtggcccaggtaattacccactgatatggagaagaactctccacccctgaggaatgatgcaaatgcactaaagccacacttctttccacctgtgaatgcctattgatatgcagatgtgctaaagccaggtgagatattctggaaatattacaattttacccacagtgtgtACATTTTCATAGCCTCAGGATGAGAGGGGAGCCTCAGGATGAGAGGGGAGCCTCAGGATGAGAGGGGAGGAAAGGCTACTTCTAGCCTTTCGTGCATGCTAGATTCTGTTTCATCTTCTGAGATCCTATTAAACATCCTTTGCCAAGGACACTCCTCTCAGGCAGGTGTGCAGTCCACTCCTCTGGCTTTGGTGTATTTCTTCTGCTGGCCCTGCTTCGACTCAGTGCAAAACTGGAAAACTGCCTGCCGAGCTGCTGAGGATCTTCGGTGTTGGTTGGTGCTCCAACTATCAATGGATTTTCCTACAATTTTCCCTTGTGTAACTACTTATCTACTCAGTACGTTTCTCCATATTATGACATTAGTGAGACTTTTTAAAATCTCCTGTTTCTTCAGGTATTCTAAGAGTTTGGAGAGTTGGTAAGAGGTGTATTTCATAAGTGATCTTTATATCCATTATTTCTCCTCACCCCTCAAAATATTTATCTCATTAAATGATTTAGCTAGaaattgttaattaaaaaaaagctcTGGTATATCACATGAGAATACAGTCTTCATTTTATGCCCTCTTCTCATAAATTTATGACATGCATATGACATGACACTTTCCTTAGTGGCTTTCAGTTGTATTTactaattctttattttattaggtatggggaaaggagagtctttcatctgtttttcttatttacttaTCAGAAGTCCTCTTAATGTCAGACTAAGAAAATTATCTACTTCCAGAAAGCTTAACTTTAAAGCAGTTCATATAAAAAATATGCATTCGAATGTTTGTAAACATTTCTAGTTATTTTGTATTTGTGCGGATCTGAATTATGGCCAAAATATTACTATTAAAAATGAAGCgattttaatataaattctaaAAGTATCAATTTTGTCCTTGTGGCCATGCAGAATCTTTATaacttatttttacaaataattactTAATCAGTTAAGTCTGCATATTTAATTATGTAAGTTAAATAGGCTTCTGAAAGTTACTGATCAAGAGATACTTTTGTgctccaaatatttaaataataggaCCATATTTACAGTAGAAAGTATTGTATTTTGAGAATCACATCATTAAATTCTTCAAGGGTTCTACTCCTAAAACTCCTTGTTGTCCTCAAATTGTTCACTAATAAAGAGAAATATAAGAGGTTGTGGAGGAGGATGGCATCTTTTAAGCAAATGAAGACTTCTTAAAGGAGCAGCTATTTCTTCCTCTTTGGTAATGGTGATTTTCTTTTGCGTGAATGTTGAGTCATTGAACAACAACTACAAGGTGATACTAGTGGTAGGGACCGGCAGGAGACCCAGAACTGAGAAACAGAGTGTCAGGGGACATCTCTCATCCCAGGCTCAGGAACAGTAAGAATGACACTTAAATTTCCTATGACGTGGCACAACTCTGGTTTTTTAAGCTTAAGCAACATTGTTGATTCTAAAGCCCCTTCTGCAAGAGTATTGCTTATTGGGAGGGAACCATAGCAGCAAGAAGGGGCCCTTTTCTTAaattctataaattaaaaaatttatatctaAAATGCTGTGTGCGGTGTGGTGGCTTTTTATCACGTTATCTTACATAAGCTGAAAATATGTTTCCCAGAATTTCTACCTCCATAGAATACTTCATCGCAAAGGAGATTTTCATGATATTTAAAAGCCAGAAGTGAAGCTGTAACAGTTCTACTCAAAGCTAGTGCAGAGCCCCAGGCACCACTGCAGGTCATGGATGTTGTGGATGACATGCTGACTCACCTCTTTGTAGGACGGCAGCGATCTGACATCAGTCCGTCCAGCCCCTGCTATGTCTTACCTGTTTCTTTCTCTGAGACGCAGGCCAGGCATGTGCGCAGCTGTGCTGAAGGGCACAAACTGTGTAAAATCACATGGTTGGAGTCAGCTGTACTGACAGATCTAGATTCCAGATTGTCCTGGTGGGGTTCAGTTTGTCCCGTGGGATCAGGTTTCTCCATATTTCTCTTCACTTTGCACTGAGATTGTTTTTCTCCCTAATTGCCTGTTTTTCCTGACTTGTAGTGACTTCAGGGCCACTGCAAGGAGAAAGACAACAGCATTCAGTAGACTTTCTTCGTGGCCTCTGGTGCCTTATATCTGATCCCTTATTAGAGTAGGTAGACAGCTAGACataagcagggagagagtggggagTTCGGTCAGATGCTTGCTTACTTTCCACACATTCTGTACAAGCTGTTCCCGTGGGATGGGGAATAAGGGTATAGTAAATAGACCTGCCAGAACTGGCTGcttctgagacagggactgtgggtttaggcagagtattGTAAAGGCCTccgaaaaaaaaagcaaagcaagataattacagaacaatgtaacaatgtgcaaagaagtccctattgaaactgtgttacgcattatgcaaagtcaaggtcacactaattctctagggtaaagataccagactaggaatatagacatcttcagtgagatcagttaaagctcaaaaggccaggaacaacttggcctagaatgttATAGTGTTCCACAAATAAAGAAGAGTATCTCAGCATAatctgtgacttcactgtaaacagccctagcaaacagacaacaacccagcccaccttgggggcagggcaggtggtacaagtctgtacccctagccctttatccacattcctaaaaatcctcaacCGACTATAAAtaccctagacaatgcaccatcacggactctcttgtcactccaggagctctgtcctatcactgtatctctaaataaaagcttctccccagctctcctaccttgagcatttgctaaattcattctttgactccacaaagaAGAACCCCGACATCATTTtcaacatggaggagaagttgaccctgacttcaccttCAAATACAATATACattcattaacatagtaaaattcATGCCCCTCCATAACATAGTAAAAATCCTGCCTCCCTGTGCCATGACATTTCCCAGGAGAACCAAATTCAGTCAGAAAACCTCCCCCCTTGATGTGTGGGTGGAGCAAGTCTGACCTCCAGGAAGACTACCTGCTCCCTTAGAAACCTAATCTCTCTTGGTGAATGTTTATCTCCCTTCATATAACAAAGGCTCCCTATtgtttctttggtgaaatgtcccCTGGGTCTGCCTGCACCCCAACTGTCTGGGTGCATATTTTCTCTACTTTCAACTCcaaatctccaaataaactcttcaTGGTCAAAGAATTTTCTGTCTGTTATTGGATTCTTTCTTGCAACATGACCAAGGACCTGTCTCTGGTAACACACCCATTATCCCCATGAGAACTATTTTCCCAGCCATTCCCATTATCCTGCAAACACTAATTCCTATAATATCTTATTCCGTGTTACTCTTAGTACTTCTGCTTCCCTGAGCAAACGCTGATAACAGGAATGATcattaaaatcaggaaaattaGTTTGGCATATCTATTGAAAAAGCAAATGTTTGGGGATAGATAAatgtgtttgaatcctggttctgctCTCTACTGTTCCTATTACCTTGAGCAATTTATTGAGAAACTTCCAGGAACTTCAAAATAATCCCCATTATAAAATGAGGATTATTATAACAATTGTGAAAACATGGACTTAGAACATTTTCTGGGACATAGTACACTCTGAATGttgcttattattattaatatttattaaataattagaacttaaaatgaGTTCACTGTATATTAGCTATGCTTATTAATATAATTACACTGACTATGAAATCTAAACTGTATCTACTTTTAATTGAAGAATCTCAAAATCTCTTGATATCTTTAAAATTCATGTTTGAAGTACACACTGTACCTATTGTTTCTATGTAAGCTTAACTTCAGGATGAAGCATTTGAATCCAAACATGAAAATTTTTAATACCCATCATACCCAGTATGCTCTGGTAGGTTATATATCTGATTTTCTACTGAAAACACATAAAATTTCTGTGAAATAACTATTGCAGTTTATGCAATTTGGCCATATTACATTTTACTACCcactaatatattatttaaagcatttagatataattttaattatataagtGACTATTTGTatgtattagaaaaaatattaaaaagtaattatttttatactatatgaagatacaaaaatataccatatatgagatacaaaaataatttactatTTCTAACATAAGTTATAGCAGCATATtggtatatattattttataccaTGGACCATCTTAATGATCCGTGAAAAGTTATGATTAAGTTAGAGAAAGCATTTTTATTCATGATCATTCATTTTAAGAGTATATTaaaatgtaagaataaaatatataaataaaaatcataaaaagcaGACTCCAATTATAAGGTCATATAGAATGCTGGCCTAGGCATTGTCTGTGATTTGGACTTACCCAGCAGTGCAACCAATTAATGCATAAGTACAGTAAGTCTTCAGGTCAGATTCTGATTCATAAAcatcctctctctgtctctgtgtatatatatatctctacatgtatatgtatatatacacacacacacagttgagaTTGTCAGTAAGTCAGTACTCTAGCAAATTCAGTAGTTTCATATTCCATCCAATTTAATCACATGCCAATCAactaagagaggaaaaaaggaagaatcacTTCTTCTGGGACAGAATCTTTTACATATAAACTATTTGTTTAAATTGTGATATTTAACACATTGAGCATTATGCTTTGGACTTGTAGaagataaaaagaattattatacTGATAACATGTTACCATATAATAAGAAGGAAtcagaatttatttataaaagatcTGGTTAAGCTTACTCCTAACTGATTACAATAATGCCCCTGAGGAGTCTTGTAACAAAATGCAGTCTGAATAATGTAGTGAGTTCATTATTACCAACCAAAAACTAATGGATCTGTCATGTAAATATGAAGTAGCTATGTGGAAGTTAAATAACATTTCATCTTAAGATGGATGTGCTATTAGATTAAATATGTTTCATTTATTAGGTAAACCTGCATATTTTGAATATAGCAGGATATAGCAGACTGAGACAGAGGAAATCTGGAAATAAAATCACTGGAAGGGGACTTCAATTCCATCTGAAAAGTAGAACACTATAAACAAAGAATATGGAGACAGATAACCCTTGGTAAGCAGTTATTATAATTGAGATACAGTTTCAAAAAGTTCTAAGCATCTTTATAGGCTAGTGGAGAAAGGCTGTGGAAATCCCAAGACCAATTCTCAGTGAAAGAAAGATCTGTCAGCATATATTAGAACATAAGTCTTGAAAACTGGAGTTAGCTACAGGATTTCAGCTCCTGAAAAACCTATCATCAAGGCTAAAACCCTCAGGTCTGGAAAAAGGGCTATCAGTATAGAGATTGATCAACTTATCAAAATGGGGCTCCTGACCATGGGATGCATTCCTGCCTTTATACAGGGGTAAAAAGAAGTCCTTGCCCTAGTCCATGTCCTTTTGAGGATACCAAATAATGCACAGATTTCCGGGCATGCAAGTGCAAGAAACTCTCTAGGGAAAATACCTAGGTATAGAATTGGAGGGAATAGACTGGCTCAGCTTCATCAGATAACGCTAAATCATTTTCCAAGAAGACTTCAATGTACACTTCCACTAGCAAAGTATGAAAGTACTCATTCCCAAATGTTAA
This is a stretch of genomic DNA from Manis javanica isolate MJ-LG chromosome 8, MJ_LKY, whole genome shotgun sequence. It encodes these proteins:
- the RPL10L gene encoding ribosomal protein uL16-like, which produces MGRRPARCYRYCKNKPYPKSRFCRGVPDAKIRIFDMGRKKAKVDEFPLCGHMVSAEYEQLSSEALEAARVCANKYMVKSCGKDGFHLRVRLHPFHVIRINKMLSCAGADRLQTGMRGAFGKPQGTVARVHIGQVIMSIRTKLQNKEHVIEAFRRAKSKFPGRQKIHISKKWGFTKFNADEFEDRVAKKRLIPDGCGVKYVTNRGPLGKWQALYL